One genomic segment of Burkholderia multivorans ATCC BAA-247 includes these proteins:
- a CDS encoding cupin domain-containing protein has translation MPISAADLIRQFDLQPHPEGGYFRETYRAADTVVRPSDDARRAASTAIYYLLCDGAYSSWHRIRSDEVWHFYAGDPLEVWVLDERDGLTIHRLGNPLVHPGTVFQAVVPAGRWFGARCASPEQVAFVGCTVAPGFEFAEFELADADALAEAFPEYAQHVAQLAPRAPG, from the coding sequence ATGCCGATTTCCGCCGCGGACCTGATCCGCCAGTTCGACCTGCAGCCGCATCCCGAAGGCGGCTATTTCCGCGAAACCTACCGCGCCGCCGACACGGTCGTGCGTCCGTCCGACGACGCGCGTCGCGCCGCCTCCACCGCGATCTACTACCTGTTGTGCGATGGCGCCTATTCGTCGTGGCACCGGATCCGCTCCGACGAGGTCTGGCACTTCTATGCCGGCGATCCGCTCGAGGTATGGGTGCTCGACGAACGCGACGGGCTGACGATTCATCGGCTCGGCAATCCGCTCGTGCATCCGGGCACCGTGTTCCAGGCCGTCGTGCCGGCCGGACGCTGGTTCGGCGCGCGCTGCGCGTCGCCCGAGCAGGTCGCGTTCGTCGGCTGCACGGTGGCGCCGGGCTTCGAATTCGCGGAATTCGAGCTCGCCGACGCCGACGCGCTGGCCGAGGCGTTTCCCGAATATGCGCAGCACGTCGCCCAACTGGCGCCGCGCGCGCCCGGTTGA
- a CDS encoding response regulator — protein sequence MIKVLIADDHTLVRDGLRHILQNATGFEVAGEACDGPSTIALVRATPAQVLVLDLSMPGRNGVELIKQIKDEKPALRVLVLTMHAEQQYAVRAFRAGASGYLTKESASAELVGAVTKVASGGVYVSLAMAEQFAQSLNEPADTLPHQRLSDREFDVFRRIAAGQTLTDIAQALCVSAKTVSTYKTRILEKMQMPHEAALVRYALRHKLVDEADDI from the coding sequence ATGATCAAGGTGCTCATCGCCGACGACCATACGCTCGTGCGCGACGGTCTGCGGCACATCCTTCAGAACGCGACCGGTTTCGAAGTGGCCGGCGAAGCGTGCGACGGCCCGTCGACGATCGCGCTCGTCCGCGCGACGCCTGCGCAGGTGCTCGTGCTCGACCTGTCGATGCCGGGCCGCAACGGCGTCGAATTGATCAAGCAGATCAAGGACGAGAAACCCGCGCTGCGCGTGCTCGTGCTGACGATGCACGCCGAACAGCAGTACGCGGTGCGCGCGTTCCGCGCGGGCGCGTCGGGCTATCTGACGAAGGAAAGTGCCAGTGCGGAGCTGGTCGGCGCGGTCACGAAGGTCGCGTCCGGCGGTGTGTACGTCAGTCTCGCGATGGCCGAGCAGTTCGCGCAAAGCCTCAACGAGCCGGCCGACACGCTGCCGCATCAGCGGCTGTCCGACCGCGAGTTCGACGTGTTCCGGCGCATCGCGGCCGGCCAGACGCTGACCGACATCGCGCAGGCGCTATGCGTGAGCGCGAAGACGGTCAGCACCTACAAGACGCGGATTCTGGAAAAGATGCAGATGCCGCACGAAGCGGCACTCGTGCGCTACGCGCTGCGGCACAAGCTCGTCGACGAGGCCGACGACATATGA
- the lhpH gene encoding trans-3-hydroxy-L-proline dehydratase codes for MKISRSLSTVEVHTGGEAFRIVTSGLPRLPGDTIVRRRAWLKEHADEIRRALMFEPRGHADMYGGYLTEPVSPNADFGVIFVHNEGYSDHCGHGVIALSTAAVELGWVQRTVPETRVGIDAPCGFIEAFVQWDGEHAGPVRFVNVPSFIWQRDVSVDTPSFGTVTGDIAYGGAFYFYVDGAPFDLPVRESAVERLIRFGAEVKAAANAKYPVVHPEIPEINHIYGTIIANAPRDPRSTQANCCVFADREVDRSPTGSGTGGRVAQLYQRGLLAAGDTLVNESIVGTVFKGRVLRETTVGGMPAVIPEVEGSAHICGFANWIVDERDPLTYGFLVR; via the coding sequence ATGAAGATTTCCCGATCCCTGTCCACCGTCGAAGTCCATACGGGCGGCGAAGCGTTCCGCATCGTCACGAGCGGGCTGCCGCGTCTGCCGGGCGACACGATCGTGCGGCGCCGCGCATGGCTGAAAGAGCACGCCGACGAGATCCGCCGCGCGCTGATGTTCGAGCCGCGCGGCCACGCCGACATGTACGGCGGCTATCTGACCGAACCCGTGTCGCCGAACGCGGATTTCGGCGTGATCTTCGTGCACAACGAAGGCTATAGCGACCATTGCGGGCACGGCGTGATCGCGCTGTCGACCGCGGCGGTCGAACTCGGCTGGGTGCAGCGCACGGTGCCGGAAACGCGCGTCGGCATCGATGCGCCGTGCGGCTTCATCGAGGCGTTCGTCCAGTGGGACGGCGAGCACGCGGGCCCCGTGCGTTTCGTCAACGTGCCGTCGTTCATCTGGCAGCGCGACGTGTCGGTCGACACGCCGTCGTTCGGCACCGTGACCGGCGACATCGCGTATGGCGGCGCGTTCTATTTCTACGTCGACGGCGCGCCGTTCGATCTGCCCGTGCGCGAATCGGCCGTCGAACGGCTGATCCGCTTCGGCGCGGAAGTGAAGGCCGCCGCGAACGCGAAGTATCCGGTCGTGCATCCGGAGATTCCGGAAATCAATCACATCTACGGGACGATCATCGCGAACGCACCGCGCGACCCACGCTCGACGCAGGCGAACTGCTGCGTATTCGCGGACCGCGAAGTCGATCGTTCGCCGACCGGTTCCGGCACCGGCGGCCGCGTCGCGCAGCTCTACCAGCGCGGCTTGCTCGCGGCCGGCGACACGCTCGTCAACGAGTCGATCGTCGGCACCGTGTTCAAGGGGCGCGTGCTGCGCGAGACGACGGTCGGCGGGATGCCGGCCGTGATCCCGGAAGTGGAGGGCAGTGCGCACATCTGCGGTTTCGCGAACTGGATCGTCGACGAACGCGACCCGCTGACCTACGGTTTCCTCGTGCGCTGA
- a CDS encoding lysozyme inhibitor LprI family protein, protein MRVPTAVLLCPLMLAASVAHAQANCANASDQATLTACAEHAYRQSDAVLNRTYQTVTARLRDARPVADKLVAAQRAWIAYRDAECQFSSANADGGSAYAMVVATCLDDLTKERTETLKAYLSCEEGDLACPVPAK, encoded by the coding sequence ATGCGTGTCCCGACCGCCGTGCTGCTGTGCCCGCTGATGCTGGCGGCGAGCGTCGCCCATGCGCAGGCGAATTGCGCGAATGCGTCCGACCAGGCGACGCTGACCGCGTGCGCCGAGCATGCGTACAGGCAGTCCGACGCGGTGCTGAACCGCACGTACCAGACCGTCACCGCGCGATTGCGCGACGCACGGCCGGTTGCCGACAAGCTGGTCGCCGCGCAGCGCGCCTGGATCGCATATCGCGATGCCGAATGCCAGTTCTCGAGCGCGAACGCCGACGGCGGCAGCGCCTATGCGATGGTGGTCGCGACCTGCCTCGACGATCTGACCAAGGAGCGCACCGAAACGCTCAAGGCGTATCTATCGTGCGAGGAGGGCGATCTCGCGTGCCCGGTGCCCGCGAAGTAG
- a CDS encoding universal stress protein → MYKRIFVGLDGSPSARLALNEAIRIAAASGGTITCAYVVEHRPRLVDVGAGFPETPDDDAAAAGVATAVLDEAKAVLAQRQVPGTVRALDAYGEEVAAVLMRTAAEADADLIVMGTSGRHGLRRLLLGSVAESLLRAADRPVLLVRHDEPVPAPAPTRT, encoded by the coding sequence ATGTACAAGCGGATTTTCGTCGGGCTCGACGGCAGCCCGAGTGCGCGTCTCGCACTGAACGAGGCGATCCGGATCGCGGCCGCCTCCGGCGGCACGATCACGTGTGCGTACGTAGTCGAGCATCGGCCGCGGCTCGTCGACGTCGGCGCCGGTTTCCCCGAGACGCCGGACGACGACGCAGCGGCCGCCGGTGTCGCGACAGCCGTGCTCGACGAAGCAAAAGCAGTGCTCGCGCAGCGGCAGGTGCCGGGCACCGTGCGCGCGCTCGACGCATACGGCGAGGAGGTCGCGGCGGTGCTGATGCGCACCGCGGCCGAAGCCGATGCCGATCTGATCGTGATGGGCACGAGCGGCCGGCACGGGCTGCGTCGGCTGCTGCTCGGCAGCGTGGCCGAATCGCTGCTGCGCGCGGCCGATCGCCCCGTGCTGCTGGTCCGGCACGACGAGCCGGTGCCGGCGCCGGCGCCGACTCGCACGTAA
- a CDS encoding branched-chain amino acid ABC transporter substrate-binding protein, with protein sequence MRYLVTVLSVAVAAGTLASAHAQEVVTIGHSAPLTGPQAANGKDNENGARLAVDELNRAGVKVAGKTVTFRLLSEDDQADPKVGVQVAQNLVDKGVVAVLGPYNSGVAIPASRVYANAGVPILPVASNPALTRQGFKNIFRIGASDEQLGGTMAAFAATTLNAKTAAIIDDRTAYGQGIAEQFAKVAQANGIRIVDQEYTNSSATDFLGILTKIKAGNPDVIFFGGYAAQGAPMARQMKQRGLRAKLLGGDGICSADMGKVAGEAASIVYCAQGGVALDKTPAGRAFLKKYHDTYHTDTQVYAVNYYDGVKLLADAMAKAGTTTDKAKLIAQLAKSDYAGVAGTYSFDANGDLQGAPTTVYVIRNGLPEPYAR encoded by the coding sequence ATGCGATACCTCGTTACCGTGCTGTCGGTTGCCGTCGCGGCCGGCACGCTCGCGTCGGCTCATGCGCAGGAAGTCGTGACGATCGGCCACTCGGCGCCGCTCACGGGCCCGCAGGCCGCGAACGGCAAGGACAACGAAAACGGCGCGCGGCTCGCGGTCGACGAACTGAACCGGGCCGGCGTGAAGGTCGCGGGCAAGACGGTCACGTTCCGGCTGCTGTCGGAGGACGATCAGGCCGATCCGAAGGTCGGCGTGCAGGTCGCACAGAACCTCGTCGACAAGGGCGTCGTCGCGGTGCTCGGCCCGTACAACTCGGGCGTCGCGATTCCGGCGTCGCGCGTGTATGCGAACGCCGGCGTGCCGATCCTGCCGGTCGCGTCGAATCCGGCGCTCACGCGGCAGGGCTTCAAGAACATCTTCCGGATCGGTGCGAGCGACGAGCAGCTCGGCGGCACGATGGCCGCGTTCGCCGCGACGACGCTGAACGCGAAGACGGCCGCGATCATCGACGATCGAACCGCATACGGGCAGGGGATCGCCGAGCAGTTCGCGAAGGTCGCGCAGGCCAACGGCATCCGGATCGTCGACCAGGAATACACGAATTCGTCGGCGACCGATTTCCTCGGAATCCTCACGAAGATCAAGGCCGGCAATCCGGACGTGATCTTCTTCGGCGGCTATGCGGCGCAAGGCGCGCCGATGGCCAGGCAGATGAAGCAGCGCGGGCTGCGCGCGAAGCTACTCGGCGGCGACGGCATCTGCTCGGCCGACATGGGCAAGGTGGCGGGCGAGGCGGCGTCGATCGTCTACTGCGCGCAAGGCGGCGTCGCGCTCGACAAGACGCCGGCCGGCCGCGCATTCCTGAAGAAGTATCACGACACCTATCACACCGACACGCAGGTGTACGCCGTGAACTATTACGACGGCGTGAAGCTGCTCGCCGATGCGATGGCCAAGGCCGGCACGACCACCGACAAGGCGAAGCTGATCGCGCAGCTCGCGAAGTCGGACTACGCGGGCGTCGCGGGCACCTATTCGTTCGACGCGAACGGCGACCTGCAGGGCGCGCCGACGACCGTCTACGTGATCCGCAACGGCTTGCCCGAGCCCTACGCGCGATAG
- a CDS encoding DUF4148 domain-containing protein, translating into MKSLIKAVALAALVAAPVVSFAQSNQQPLTRAQVRAELVQLEKAGYNPNDWLNYPENIQAAQAKIAAANGDATGYGANAAAASQAGQRVAVPAAADRSSVYFGH; encoded by the coding sequence ATGAAATCGCTGATCAAGGCAGTTGCACTGGCCGCATTGGTTGCCGCACCGGTCGTTTCGTTTGCACAGTCCAACCAGCAGCCGCTGACGCGTGCGCAAGTGCGCGCGGAGCTCGTGCAGCTCGAAAAGGCCGGCTACAACCCGAACGACTGGTTGAACTATCCGGAAAACATTCAGGCCGCGCAGGCGAAGATCGCTGCCGCGAACGGCGATGCGACGGGCTACGGCGCGAACGCCGCAGCGGCATCGCAAGCGGGCCAGCGCGTTGCCGTGCCGGCCGCGGCCGACCGCTCGTCCGTCTACTTCGGTCACTGA
- a CDS encoding penicillin-binding protein 1A: MRDLLAQWVARAQPAAAAAAVPVKRMLAAGWHHLRHPTRRGVLLAAAAVPALFALYVLALVPFTPGIGDIRKARVDQPARVLSADGKLLAEFKPSNREWVPLAQISPHVVDALIATEDHRFYQHHGLDWRRTASAALHTFSGDRQGGSTITQQLARNLYPDEIGRAPTLTRKLKEAITALKIEAVYSKDQILETYLNTVPFLYNAYGVEMAARTYFDKSADELDVLDSATLVGMLKGNSYYNPVLNPERALQRRNTVLGQMVKYGKLTPAQFAQLQRRPLRIDFERQKEPPGPAPHFAQQLRKWLIAWADRNDYNIYSDGLIVRTTIDARLQQMATQALILQTNELQRIANNAWSGRDGCGTDNEVFRTFMRESPEYKAAQDAGKDDAAAMKALAADRGFMRALCKAKTDVQAGFVAIDPRDGQIRAWVGSRDFASEPFDHVAQARRQPGSTFKAFVYGAAFERGMKPDDTFVDQPVEIPLKGGEVWRPNDDVPPTGKPMTLRDALALSRNRITAQVMEKVGPAAVARLARDMGVRESPLERVPSLALGTSPVTLKEMVASYATIANDGLYVEPQMVTRIENRNGDVLAEFAPAPPERALDAEADKTLLDTMRNVVTRGTGASIRTRFGVRGDVAGKTGTTQDNADGWFILMQPALVAGAWVGFDDGRVTLRSDYWGQGAHSALPIVGDFFQRAQRARLIDPKATFDTEPSPGWFASVRERVTDLFDTWFRPEPNKAAAPVKVQRTPRKPEPADAGAASSEAAASAAGAASDGIVEEWVPASEVAASAAALSGAGSEPSVLQPPQVQPPASPAPVTATPGGAGGGSAASPVAPAAPLQPSTPGAPDAGDGAQ, encoded by the coding sequence GTGCGCGACCTTCTTGCCCAATGGGTTGCGCGCGCGCAACCGGCCGCGGCCGCCGCCGCCGTGCCCGTCAAGCGTATGCTGGCCGCCGGCTGGCACCATCTCCGTCATCCGACGCGCCGCGGCGTGCTGCTTGCGGCCGCCGCCGTGCCTGCACTATTCGCGTTGTACGTCCTGGCGCTCGTCCCGTTCACGCCCGGCATCGGCGACATCCGCAAGGCGCGCGTCGATCAGCCGGCGCGCGTGCTGTCGGCGGACGGCAAGCTGCTCGCCGAGTTCAAGCCGTCGAACCGCGAATGGGTGCCGCTCGCGCAGATCTCGCCGCACGTGGTCGATGCGCTGATCGCGACCGAGGATCACCGGTTCTACCAGCATCACGGCCTCGACTGGCGACGCACCGCGTCGGCCGCACTCCACACGTTCTCCGGCGACCGGCAGGGCGGCTCGACGATCACGCAGCAGCTCGCGCGCAACCTGTATCCGGACGAGATCGGCCGCGCGCCGACGCTCACGCGCAAGCTGAAGGAGGCGATCACCGCGCTGAAGATCGAGGCCGTGTACAGCAAGGACCAGATCCTCGAGACCTACCTGAACACGGTGCCGTTCCTCTACAACGCGTACGGCGTCGAGATGGCCGCGCGCACCTACTTCGACAAGTCGGCCGACGAACTCGACGTGCTCGACAGCGCGACGCTCGTCGGCATGCTGAAAGGCAACAGCTACTACAACCCGGTGCTGAACCCGGAACGCGCGCTGCAGCGGCGCAATACGGTGCTCGGCCAGATGGTGAAGTACGGGAAGCTGACGCCCGCGCAGTTCGCGCAACTGCAGCGCCGGCCGCTGCGGATCGACTTCGAGCGGCAGAAGGAGCCGCCGGGGCCGGCGCCGCACTTTGCGCAGCAGCTGCGCAAATGGCTGATCGCGTGGGCCGACCGCAACGACTACAACATCTATTCGGACGGGCTGATCGTCCGCACGACGATCGACGCGCGGCTGCAGCAGATGGCGACGCAGGCGCTGATCCTGCAGACGAACGAACTGCAGCGCATCGCGAACAACGCCTGGAGCGGCCGCGACGGCTGCGGGACCGACAACGAAGTGTTCCGCACTTTCATGCGCGAATCGCCCGAATACAAGGCCGCGCAGGATGCCGGCAAGGACGACGCGGCCGCGATGAAGGCGCTCGCCGCGGATCGCGGCTTCATGCGTGCGCTGTGCAAGGCGAAGACCGACGTGCAGGCCGGCTTCGTCGCGATCGATCCGCGCGACGGGCAGATCCGCGCGTGGGTCGGCAGCCGCGACTTCGCGAGCGAGCCGTTCGACCATGTCGCGCAGGCGCGGCGGCAGCCGGGCTCGACGTTCAAGGCGTTCGTGTACGGCGCTGCGTTCGAGCGCGGCATGAAGCCCGACGATACCTTCGTCGACCAGCCGGTGGAGATCCCGCTGAAAGGCGGCGAGGTATGGCGGCCGAACGACGACGTGCCGCCGACCGGCAAGCCGATGACGCTGCGCGATGCGCTTGCGCTGTCGCGCAACCGGATCACGGCGCAGGTGATGGAGAAGGTCGGCCCTGCGGCGGTCGCGCGGCTCGCGCGCGACATGGGTGTGCGCGAGAGTCCGCTCGAGCGCGTGCCGTCGCTCGCGCTCGGGACGAGCCCCGTGACGCTGAAGGAGATGGTCGCCTCGTACGCGACGATCGCGAACGACGGGCTGTACGTCGAGCCGCAGATGGTGACGCGGATCGAGAACCGCAACGGCGACGTGCTGGCCGAGTTCGCGCCGGCGCCGCCGGAACGCGCGCTCGATGCGGAAGCCGACAAGACGCTGCTCGACACGATGCGCAACGTCGTCACGCGCGGCACCGGCGCGAGCATCCGCACGCGCTTCGGCGTGCGCGGCGACGTGGCCGGCAAGACCGGTACGACGCAGGACAACGCGGACGGCTGGTTCATCCTGATGCAGCCCGCGCTCGTCGCCGGCGCGTGGGTCGGCTTCGACGACGGCCGCGTGACGCTGCGCAGCGACTACTGGGGGCAGGGCGCGCACAGCGCGCTGCCGATCGTCGGCGATTTCTTCCAGCGTGCACAGCGTGCTCGGCTGATCGATCCGAAGGCGACTTTCGATACGGAGCCGTCGCCGGGCTGGTTCGCGTCGGTGCGCGAGCGCGTGACGGATCTGTTCGACACGTGGTTCAGACCCGAGCCGAACAAGGCAGCCGCGCCGGTCAAGGTTCAGCGGACGCCGCGCAAGCCCGAGCCGGCCGATGCCGGTGCGGCGTCGAGCGAAGCGGCCGCGTCGGCCGCCGGTGCCGCGTCGGACGGCATCGTCGAAGAATGGGTGCCGGCGTCCGAAGTGGCGGCGTCCGCTGCCGCGCTATCGGGCGCGGGTTCTGAGCCTTCGGTGCTGCAGCCGCCGCAGGTTCAGCCGCCTGCGTCGCCCGCGCCGGTCACCGCGACACCGGGCGGCGCGGGCGGCGGCAGCGCGGCGTCGCCGGTCGCGCCTGCGGCGCCGCTGCAGCCGTCGACGCCCGGTGCGCCGGACGCCGGCGACGGCGCACAGTAA
- a CDS encoding FadR/GntR family transcriptional regulator: MSARPESPEGGFRPLQIYEQVAEKIRDEIRAGRYAPDTRLPSERELAALFQVGRPAVREAIGALQNEGLVFTKRNSGTYVVSSPLDVLAQRGDARDPSEADVSPTSTLDVRLILEPAIARLAAAHGRADPVAERYLAQMETISDIDDPRQRALWNESDRLFHRQLALMTGDALIVKIADEVAKTMDQPLWKRLKDDGIYDAGRIRLYVSEHRLIYEAIVSGDADAAAFYVEQHIRRVRRDIAPK, from the coding sequence ATGTCCGCGCGTCCCGAATCCCCCGAAGGCGGTTTCCGCCCGCTGCAAATCTACGAGCAGGTTGCGGAGAAGATCCGGGACGAGATTCGTGCCGGACGCTATGCGCCCGACACGCGGCTGCCGTCCGAGCGCGAGCTCGCGGCGCTGTTCCAGGTCGGGCGGCCCGCGGTGCGCGAAGCGATCGGCGCGTTGCAGAACGAGGGGCTCGTGTTCACGAAGCGCAATTCGGGCACCTACGTCGTGTCGTCGCCGCTCGACGTGCTCGCGCAGCGCGGCGACGCGCGCGATCCGTCCGAAGCCGACGTGAGCCCGACGTCGACGCTCGACGTGCGGTTGATCCTCGAACCCGCGATCGCACGGCTCGCCGCCGCGCACGGGCGCGCCGATCCGGTCGCCGAGCGCTATCTCGCGCAGATGGAAACGATCAGCGACATCGACGATCCGCGGCAGCGCGCGCTATGGAACGAGAGCGACCGGCTGTTCCATCGGCAACTCGCGCTGATGACCGGCGACGCATTGATCGTGAAGATCGCCGACGAAGTCGCGAAGACGATGGATCAGCCGTTGTGGAAGCGGCTCAAGGACGACGGCATCTACGACGCAGGCCGGATCCGGCTCTACGTGTCCGAACACCGGCTGATCTACGAAGCGATCGTGTCCGGCGATGCGGACGCGGCCGCGTTCTACGTCGAGCAGCACATCCGGCGCGTTCGACGCGACATCGCGCCGAAATAG
- a CDS encoding PAS domain-containing sensor histidine kinase, which translates to MTARGTPTRGAREPARFRTMLRQPLAAGTAALVIGAALSLGVALLVRDEWQDAVHARFERRTARVTAMLRHELLAGVGILDSARGALALVPQMTPEQWTRYAQSLDLDASRSPVRQLGYAPLSDATRAALAGHASMPAGPLATATLSAPPSVAPVVRFGAPDAQALARTLRTGEVALGVHPADDDLSYDARTLTLFVPVAATRRAAGAPSVASDLEPDGILFAALSPQRLIDRALDAERGIDLKIGAGSDPRPIVSAETTTDEAATSPYLMRRTEVLNFGGTALTLAYSADGRPSATGAQRAAATVLAAGLLASIAFAGLVHALMRSRAAAAGDAGAGSRHLNEARMMGIIRPSMEAIITIDEKQTVVIFNPMAEQVFGVSAMEAIGAPLSRFIPERFRAAHAKHVDQFGVTGVSERQMGRQRVLFGLRANGEEFPIEASISQIRDGSGKLYTVMLRDITERLRAENAVRQSREELRELSANLQNVREEEKTRIARELHDDLGQQLTALKMDLSVVEQRLRTPADAAPDATVLAHLQGMRKLIDATVASVRRIAADLRPVMLDDLGLVPAIEWLANDFTNRYGIDVERHVETGGIAFTNAGATTLFRIVQEALTNVARHADATRVALRLDVEDGFCVLRVADNGHGAPPGGPAHEDKSFGLIGIRERAHMLGGTVTIDTAPARGFSITVALPLGNVEQDNPIS; encoded by the coding sequence ATGACCGCCAGAGGAACCCCAACCCGTGGCGCCCGAGAGCCCGCGCGCTTCCGGACCATGTTACGCCAGCCGCTTGCGGCCGGCACCGCGGCGCTCGTGATCGGCGCGGCGCTGTCGCTCGGCGTCGCGCTGCTGGTGCGCGACGAGTGGCAGGACGCCGTCCATGCGCGCTTCGAGCGCCGTACCGCGCGCGTGACCGCGATGCTGCGCCACGAACTGCTGGCCGGCGTCGGGATACTCGACAGCGCGCGCGGCGCGCTTGCGCTCGTCCCGCAGATGACGCCCGAACAATGGACGCGCTACGCCCAATCGCTCGATCTCGACGCCAGCCGCTCGCCGGTTCGGCAGCTCGGCTACGCGCCGCTGTCGGATGCGACGCGCGCCGCACTCGCCGGACACGCGTCGATGCCGGCCGGCCCGCTCGCGACCGCGACGCTCAGCGCGCCGCCGTCCGTCGCGCCGGTCGTGCGCTTCGGCGCACCGGATGCACAGGCGCTCGCGCGCACGCTGCGTACCGGCGAAGTTGCGCTCGGCGTGCATCCGGCCGACGACGATCTGTCCTACGACGCACGCACGCTGACGCTGTTCGTGCCGGTTGCCGCTACGCGGCGCGCTGCCGGCGCACCGTCCGTCGCGAGCGACCTCGAGCCGGACGGCATCCTGTTCGCCGCGTTGAGCCCGCAGCGGCTGATCGACCGCGCGCTCGACGCGGAACGCGGGATCGACCTGAAGATCGGCGCGGGCAGCGATCCGCGCCCGATCGTCAGCGCCGAGACGACGACCGACGAGGCCGCGACGTCGCCATACCTGATGCGGCGCACCGAGGTCCTCAATTTCGGCGGCACCGCGCTCACGCTCGCGTATTCGGCCGACGGGCGGCCGAGCGCAACGGGCGCGCAGCGCGCGGCCGCCACCGTGCTTGCGGCCGGGCTGCTCGCGTCGATCGCGTTCGCGGGGCTCGTCCATGCACTGATGCGTAGCCGCGCGGCCGCCGCGGGCGACGCGGGCGCCGGCAGCCGTCATCTGAACGAAGCGCGAATGATGGGCATCATCCGCCCGTCGATGGAGGCGATCATCACGATCGACGAGAAGCAGACGGTCGTGATCTTCAATCCGATGGCCGAGCAGGTGTTCGGCGTCTCGGCGATGGAAGCGATCGGCGCGCCGCTGTCGCGCTTCATCCCCGAACGGTTTCGCGCGGCGCATGCGAAGCACGTCGACCAGTTCGGCGTGACGGGCGTGTCGGAGCGGCAAATGGGACGCCAGCGCGTGCTGTTCGGCCTGCGCGCGAACGGCGAGGAATTTCCGATCGAAGCGTCGATCTCGCAGATCCGCGACGGCTCCGGCAAGCTGTACACGGTGATGCTGCGCGACATCACCGAGCGGCTGCGCGCCGAGAACGCGGTGAGGCAGTCGCGCGAAGAACTGCGCGAGCTCTCCGCGAATCTGCAGAACGTGCGCGAAGAGGAAAAGACGCGCATCGCGCGCGAACTGCACGACGATCTCGGTCAGCAGCTCACCGCGCTGAAGATGGATCTGTCGGTTGTCGAGCAGCGGCTGCGCACGCCGGCCGACGCGGCGCCCGACGCGACCGTGCTCGCGCATCTGCAGGGCATGCGCAAGCTGATCGACGCGACGGTCGCGTCGGTGCGGCGCATCGCGGCCGATCTGCGGCCCGTGATGCTCGACGATCTCGGCCTCGTGCCGGCGATCGAATGGCTCGCCAACGATTTCACGAACCGCTACGGCATCGACGTCGAACGCCATGTCGAAACGGGCGGCATCGCCTTCACGAACGCGGGGGCGACCACGCTGTTCCGCATCGTCCAGGAAGCGCTGACGAATGTCGCGCGCCATGCGGATGCGACGCGCGTCGCGCTGCGGCTCGACGTCGAAGACGGCTTCTGCGTGCTGCGCGTCGCCGACAACGGCCACGGCGCACCGCCCGGCGGCCCCGCACACGAGGACAAATCGTTCGGGCTGATCGGCATTCGCGAGCGCGCGCACATGCTCGGCGGCACCGTAACGATCGATACCGCGCCGGCGCGCGGCTTCTCGATCACCGTCGCCCTGCCGCTCGGCAACGTTGAACAGGACAACCCCATCTCATGA